The Ignatzschineria rhizosphaerae genome contains a region encoding:
- a CDS encoding ABC transporter substrate-binding protein, with amino-acid sequence MKTLLKRSMLVLPLMMSLSLANPAESASGVVMDFGAVDTLVALDKTDAIVALPMKNLPKYLGNVDTAKMKDGGGMKDPNVELYAEIKPGFIVISPRLGGRVDELSQYAPVLNFAANADDYYASVTQNILELAKLVDAEDAANSSLKELNSKLDAVKKEIATSDKRALTMMHNAGNVFAAPAGGHGKYIHNFLGVKNAVTEPIEGRQAVDAAYLNEVQPDVLFIVDRSSAIGQEPLDVTAFTKDIVANAKTKDGKEIKVVYLDPTLWYLSGNGLMSMEIQANEVLEGLK; translated from the coding sequence ATGAAAACTTTGTTAAAACGTAGCATGCTTGTATTACCTCTAATGATGAGTTTATCTTTAGCAAACCCAGCTGAATCAGCAAGTGGTGTTGTGATGGACTTTGGTGCTGTTGACACATTAGTCGCACTTGATAAAACAGATGCGATTGTGGCATTACCTATGAAAAATCTTCCAAAGTATTTAGGTAATGTTGATACGGCAAAGATGAAAGATGGTGGCGGTATGAAGGATCCTAATGTGGAACTTTATGCTGAAATTAAACCAGGCTTTATCGTTATCTCCCCCCGTCTTGGTGGTCGAGTTGATGAATTAAGTCAATATGCGCCTGTTTTAAACTTTGCTGCAAATGCAGATGATTATTATGCATCTGTGACCCAAAACATTTTAGAGTTAGCTAAATTAGTAGATGCTGAAGATGCCGCTAATAGCTCGCTTAAAGAATTAAATAGCAAATTAGATGCTGTGAAAAAAGAGATCGCAACGAGCGATAAACGCGCATTAACAATGATGCACAATGCCGGCAATGTCTTTGCAGCGCCTGCAGGTGGTCATGGGAAATATATCCATAATTTCTTAGGCGTTAAAAATGCGGTAACTGAGCCTATTGAAGGTCGTCAGGCGGTAGATGCGGCATATCTTAATGAAGTTCAACCAGATGTTCTTTTTATCGTCGATAGAAGTTCAGCAATTGGTCAAGAACCATTAGATGTGACGGCATTTACTAAAGATATCGTTGCAAATGCAAAAACCAAAGATGGTAAAGAGATTAAGGTTGTTTATCTTGATCCAACACTTTGGTACTTATCAGGCAATGGTTTGATGAGTATGGAAATCCAAGCAAATGAAGTTCTTGAAGGACTTAAATAG
- a CDS encoding anthranilate synthase component 1 gives MSEVIFKRSEIFTISREISIDFEPFKLFKAIIQGEKKAHGMLFESARTDDQTALKSMLVTKVSLRITALKDVVTVTATSLIGQYLLSFLKNALPSALLTDDELVATFRFESDKSRYPRGVLTILDPLLSLKNPEFDPFIGGLFGYDLVGEFYQVPIPEKGRAQDLCLYFSEEMIVLDHKAKRGTYEHLYLDALSNSRMEAYRSFNRQAEAYEALVNRLNQEEDHIFPTISSELSTESVATASDKSSLLSSSSPQSSSQPYQQSYPQVKVEMPIVSAKNGVNVPDTKGFTAAVNQFIEQINAGKLLQIVPSRAFTLPCTDPFASYYALKTAYPSPYLFYLHDEDFTLFGASPESALKYSPENRELELYPIAGTKKRGMIDGEIDGTLDQEMEGLLKSDKKEVSEHMMLVDLAKEDLFQISEVGSVHVKELMKIDRYRYVMHLVSRVAGTLKAGLSPIDAYLAVMNMGTLTGAPKVYAMEEIYRYETEARGSYGGAIGYIQGTMHGDRFDSAIVIRSAFVQKGIAKVQAGAGIVADSIATSEIEETENKASSVVMAILKSQQKAS, from the coding sequence ATGTCAGAGGTTATATTTAAAAGATCAGAGATATTCACTATTAGCCGTGAGATCAGCATTGATTTTGAACCATTTAAGCTTTTTAAAGCGATTATTCAAGGAGAGAAAAAAGCTCATGGTATGCTCTTTGAATCAGCAAGAACAGATGATCAAACAGCCTTAAAGAGTATGCTCGTGACTAAAGTCTCTTTGCGTATTACCGCATTAAAAGATGTTGTCACAGTGACGGCAACGAGTTTAATAGGGCAATATCTTTTATCTTTTTTAAAAAATGCACTACCAAGTGCGTTACTGACTGATGATGAGTTGGTAGCAACTTTTCGTTTTGAGAGTGATAAAAGCCGTTATCCTCGGGGTGTTTTAACGATATTAGATCCTCTTTTAAGTTTAAAAAATCCAGAGTTTGATCCTTTTATTGGAGGGTTATTTGGCTATGATTTAGTAGGGGAGTTTTACCAAGTCCCTATTCCTGAAAAAGGGCGGGCGCAAGATCTTTGCCTCTATTTTTCTGAAGAGATGATTGTGTTAGACCACAAGGCTAAAAGAGGGACTTATGAACACCTTTATCTTGATGCACTTAGTAACTCTCGTATGGAAGCTTACCGTTCATTTAATAGGCAAGCAGAGGCTTATGAGGCCTTAGTTAATCGCTTAAATCAAGAAGAGGATCATATTTTCCCCACAATATCCTCAGAGTTATCCACAGAATCAGTCGCTACAGCCTCGGATAAATCTTCTTTATTATCCTCATCCTCTCCACAGTCTTCTTCGCAACCTTATCAACAAAGTTATCCACAAGTTAAAGTAGAGATGCCGATTGTTAGTGCTAAAAATGGGGTGAATGTTCCCGATACGAAAGGATTTACGGCAGCGGTAAATCAGTTTATTGAGCAGATTAATGCCGGCAAACTATTACAGATCGTGCCATCACGAGCATTTACCTTGCCATGCACAGATCCTTTTGCCAGTTATTATGCGCTTAAAACGGCTTATCCTAGCCCTTATCTCTTTTATCTTCATGATGAGGATTTTACGCTCTTTGGCGCATCGCCAGAATCGGCTTTGAAATATTCTCCGGAAAATCGTGAGCTTGAGCTTTATCCTATTGCCGGCACTAAAAAGAGGGGGATGATTGATGGGGAGATTGATGGAACGCTTGATCAAGAGATGGAAGGATTATTAAAATCAGATAAGAAAGAAGTCTCTGAACATATGATGTTAGTTGATTTAGCTAAAGAAGATCTCTTTCAAATCTCTGAAGTAGGCTCAGTTCATGTGAAAGAGCTTATGAAAATTGATCGTTACCGTTATGTTATGCATTTAGTCTCTCGAGTTGCTGGAACTTTAAAAGCCGGATTATCACCCATAGATGCTTATTTAGCAGTAATGAATATGGGAACTTTAACCGGTGCTCCTAAGGTTTATGCAATGGAGGAGATCTATCGCTATGAAACAGAAGCAAGAGGCAGTTATGGCGGCGCCATTGGTTATATTCAGGGGACAATGCATGGCGATCGATTTGATAGTGCAATCGTGATTCGCTCGGCATTTGTTCAAAAGGGAATCGCTAAAGTACAAGCAGGTGCCGGAATTGTGGCAGATTCAATAGCAACTAGTGAAATTGAAGAGACAGAAAATAAGGCAAGTAGCGTGGTGATGGCGATTTTAAAATCGCAACAAAAAGCATCATAA
- a CDS encoding bile acid:sodium symporter family protein has product MQTLIRLSQFVGKTFALWVLLFAALAFFAPDTFKVIGPYVPWLLGIVMLGMGMTLKVSDFSEMLKHPKAVILGVVAQFLIMPLLAYGLSIAFSLPPAIAVGVILVGSCPGGTASNVMTYLAKGNVALSVACTSVSTLLAPFLTPAIFYLLASQWIDISMSAMFGSVIKMVLLPIALGVVLRMIFKSTIEKATEALPLVSVIAIVLIVAAVVSGSKQSIIESGLLIFAVVILHNALGYLLGFWAAKVIKLNYSDSKAVAIEVGMQNSGLGVALAKTHFALDPVTAVPSAIFSFWHNISGPLLATYWSSRKENSKE; this is encoded by the coding sequence ATGCAGACATTGATTCGTCTGAGCCAGTTTGTTGGGAAAACATTTGCCCTTTGGGTATTACTATTTGCAGCCCTTGCTTTTTTTGCTCCAGATACCTTTAAAGTGATCGGGCCTTATGTCCCTTGGTTACTTGGAATTGTGATGTTAGGGATGGGGATGACGTTAAAAGTCTCTGACTTTAGTGAAATGTTAAAACACCCTAAAGCGGTAATTTTAGGGGTTGTTGCTCAGTTTTTAATTATGCCTTTACTGGCTTATGGGTTATCGATCGCGTTTTCACTTCCACCGGCAATTGCTGTGGGGGTTATTTTAGTGGGATCATGCCCGGGCGGCACCGCATCGAACGTGATGACCTATTTAGCAAAGGGAAATGTCGCGCTTTCTGTCGCTTGTACATCTGTTTCAACCTTATTAGCACCCTTTTTAACGCCGGCAATTTTCTATCTTTTAGCAAGCCAATGGATCGATATCTCAATGAGTGCGATGTTTGGCTCTGTTATCAAAATGGTGTTATTGCCAATTGCTTTAGGGGTTGTATTACGAATGATCTTTAAATCAACGATTGAGAAAGCGACAGAGGCGCTTCCTTTAGTTTCGGTGATCGCCATTGTGTTAATTGTGGCAGCTGTGGTTAGTGGTAGTAAGCAATCGATTATTGAATCAGGCTTACTAATTTTTGCAGTGGTAATTTTACATAATGCCCTTGGATATCTATTAGGATTTTGGGCGGCGAAAGTTATTAAACTTAATTACAGTGATTCAAAAGCGGTTGCGATTGAAGTGGGGATGCAAAATTCAGGGTTAGGCGTTGCTCTTGCAAAAACACATTTTGCACTGGATCCTGTAACGGCAGTGCCTAGTGCCATTTTTAGTTTTTGGCATAATATTTCAGGCCCCTTATTGGCAACTTACTGGTCTTCTAGAAAAGAGAATTCTAAAGAGTAA